From one Botrytis cinerea B05.10 chromosome 7, complete sequence genomic stretch:
- the Bctaf12 gene encoding Bctaf12, translating to MNNNILPNQGQPGGSQPPRPQTLFKPEMMRQLPANVFTEEEKVKWEHGLKGLWSHIENNPPESSAHQEAKRKLVEFSKSVSSRILQYRTQQQQQQRQMQAQQNQQNQQNQQSQQSQQNQAQAQQVQQNQQTQQQNQRSPQAQQASQPTTAPSNETPQQDPAPQQQEQATQSQDNQATGFTAGTSSQQQARPQIAAQIPEKILQHVRTFPWHAPQHLTPQSPEWTKWMADMKNKYAKGLMQMEKTNLQAKSMEDYIRKKREEGTATEQDEADHQTRLAEVKKQHHMAKKFVDDIREGQKRLAPGNPHQGQTQHPQQTQAPAPGSSNANANGNADATASQGNQGAQGTTQMNQTQGAPRPPMNLQQPQNPALQNTQTVNAAIEQARNQQMGGGNRPPGPQGQPSQGPQVPTPNAPSHPPMPQSQPGQAQSIKSEPTMPGPINTAITQMQNNQQRPSQTNSPQSAIPQSANSISAPHPPGPPRALTHQAALQTAAQSYSSAGGQTTTPNTVMGHSHTHPNTMPREQQNPSSTKLPIPKHLPERAIAPPQPVQMGQSRPSFTGGPSGAGNGVMGQPVIAKTPGYVLDGEGDRVLSKKKLDELVRQVTGGGENIAGGGLTAEVEESILTVADNFVDQVLQAACKNAKERGSKILEIRDIQLTLERGYNIRIPGYASDEIRTVRKIAPSSGWINKMSAVQAAKVTGGKGSD from the exons atgaataataatatccttCCAAACCAGGGTCAGCCTGGGGGTTCGCAACCTCCTCGACCACAGACATTGTTCAAGCCCGAAATGATGCGCCAACTACCTGCGAATGTTTTTacagaagaggagaaggttAAATGGGAACATGGATTGAAAGGACTTTGGTctcatattgaaaataaCCCTCCTGAATCATCAGCACATCAAGAAGCCAAGCGGAAATTGGTTGAGTTTTCGAAGTCAGTATCATCCAGGATATTGCAATATCGCACgcagcagcaacagcaacagcgCCAGATGCAAGCCCAGCAGAACCAACAGAATCAACAAAACCAGCAGAGTCAGCAGAGTCAGCAGAACCAGGCGCAAGCTCAGCAGGTTCAACAGAATCAACAGACTCAGCAACAGAATCAGCGAAGCCCGCAGGCGCAACAAGCATCACAACCTACAACAGCTCCATCAAATGAGACACCTCAACAAGATCCAGCTCCACAACAGCAGGAACAAGCCACACAATCACAGGATAATCAAGCGACTGGTTTCACTGCTGGAACTTCTTCTCAACAACAAGCAAGGCCTCAAATTGCTGCTCAAATACCAGAGAAGATCCTGCAACACGTCAGAACATTTCCATGGCATGCCCCACAACACCTAACCCCACAATCACCAGAATGGACTAAATGGATGGCGGATATGAAGAACAAGTATGCAAAGGGCTTGATGCAGATGGAAAAGACAAATTTGCAGGCGAAGAGTATGGaagattatattagaaagaaaagagaagaagggacTGCAACGGAACAAGATGAAGCAGACCACCAGACGAGATTAGCAGAGGTTAAAAAACAACATCATATGGCCAAGAAGTTCGTAGATGACATTAGAGAGGGTCAGAAACGTCTCGCGCCAGGAAACCCTCATCAAGGTCAAACTCAGCATCCTCAACAAACCCAAGCTCCTGCGCCTGGGTCATCCAATGCAAATGCGAATGGGAATGCAGATGCTACTGCAAGCCAGGGCAACCAAGGAGCTCAAGGTACCACCCAAATGAATCAAACACAAGGAGCACCTAGGCCACCTATGAATTTGCAGCAGCCACAAAACCCAGCCTTACAGAATACTCAGACTGTCAATGCTGCTATTGAGCAAGCTCGTAACCAACAAATGGGTGGTGGTAATCGACCTCCTGGGCCACAAGGGCAGCCATCCCAAGGTCCACAAGTTCCTACGCCAAACGCACCTTCCCATCCACCTATgcctcaatctcaacctgGACAGGCGCAAAGTATTAAAAGCGAGCCAACAATGCCAGGTCCAATCAACACCGCCATTACTCAAATGCAAAATAACCAGCAACGTCCGAGTCAAACAAATTCTCCTCAATCGGCTATTCCTCAATCAGCAAATTCTATCAGTGCACCACATCCACCTGGACCTCCGAGAGCTTTAACCCATCAAGCGGCATTGCAAACTGCAGCTCAAAGTTATTCTAGCGCGGGCGGTCAAACGACCACACCTAATACGGTCATGGGTCACTCGCACACTCACCCTAATACTATGCCCAGGGAACAACAAAATCCAAGCTCAACGAAacttccaattccaaaacaTTTGCCAGAAAGAGCAATCGCACCCCCACAACCAGTCCAAATGGGCCAATCACGTCCTTCATTTACTGGTGGTCCATCAGGTGCTGGTAACGGAGTTATGGGTCAGCCAGTTATTGCCAAGACTCCAGGTTACGTTCTGGACGGCGAGGGAGACCGCGTTTTGAGTAAGAAAAAATTAGACGAGCTGGTTAGACAAGTGACCGGTGGTGGAGAGAATATCGCAGGTGGTGGTCTGACTGCTGAAGTTGAAGAG TCCATCCTTACAGTCGCCGATAACTTCGTCGATCAAGTCCTCCAAGCCGCATGTAAGAATGCCAAGGAACGTGGCTCCAAAATTTTGGAGATCCGTGATATTCAACTCACTCTTGAGCGCGGTTACAATATTCGTATTCCAGGTTACGCTAGTGATGAGATTCGAACCGTCCGTAAGATCGCACCAAGCTCTGGATGGATCAACAAGATGAGCGCCGTTCAAGCTGCGAAGGTCACGGGTGGAAAGGGTAGTGATTAA
- the Bcrpn3 gene encoding Bcrpn3 — protein MPGKTPYKKGTDPVENGINGTKKDDAKSSLKGEKGKRTKEGEEEMTVVVPPSKSSKLSAPPPKDGDGDVAMDGSAEGEEGAGVEKVDPVAKAVADIKSNFPLLEKAVALFDARYTLRALRSISSIRKHLTADILAQVITETYPTATQQAKALLIGIDRENATFNKASPSEMEIDSDSKSAKNGKKEPKEIIPEIDIFLSILVQIFFLDNKMNEKGFTLSKHVTTVIHGLNRRTLDSLSARVYFYWSLFAEQLAPLPPSPASPIVAIRPALLSGLRTAVLRKDIDTQSTVIVLLLRNYLSTSHITQADLLISHTKFPESASNNQVARYLYYLGRIRAIQLRYTEAHEHLTAATRKAPSSPSAAGFSQTATKLLLVVELLMGDIPDRATFRIASLERALQPYLNLVQAVRVGLIAEFEAVITQHAETFRRDGTYTLILRLRQNVIKTGIRMMSLSYSRISLRDICIRLKLNSEESAEYIVAKAIRDGVIEATLDREKGFMKSKEVGDVYATREPGEAFHDRIRACLALHDESVKAMRFPMNQHRLELKNAQEAREREREMAKEIQDGDLDEDDLSGDFEGM, from the exons ATGCCTGGCAAAACACCATACAAGAAGGGCACCGATCCAGTCGAAAATGGTATCAACGGTACAAAGAAGGATGATGCAAAGAGCTCATTGAAGGgtgaaaagggaaagaggaCCAAGGAAGGCGAGGAGGAGATGACAGTCGTCGTACCACCTTCAAAGAGTTCGAAACTATCAGCTCCTCCTCCGAAAGACGGTGATGGAGATGTAGCTATGGATGGCTCTGCGGAGGGTGAAGAAGGCGCAGGTGTTGAGAAGGTTGATCCGGTGGCCAAGGCTGTTGCAG ATATCAAGAGCAATTTCCCATTATTAGAGAAAGCTGTTGCTTTGTTTGATGCTAGATACACACTCCGAGCCCTCAGATCTATTTCCTCTATTCGAAAACATCTTACAGCTGATATTCTGGCGCAAGTTATTACAGAAACTTACCCTACAGCAACTCAACAAGCAAAGGCTTTACTCATTGGTATCGACAGAGAGAATGCCACATTTAACAAGGCATCACCAAgtgagatggaaattgattCTGATTCAAAATCTGCCAAAAACGGGAAGAAGGAACCGAAAGAAATCATTCcagagattgatattttcctAAGCATTCTCGTacaaatcttcttcctcgataATAAGATGAATGAGAAGGGCTTCACACTTTCCAAGCATGTCACAACAGTCATTCATGGACTCAACCGCCGAACTCTGGATTCTCTCTCCGCTCGCGTGTACTTTTACTGGTCTTTGTTCGCTGAACAATTGGCACCACTTCCACCTTCTCCAGCTTCCCCAATTGTTGCTATTCGACCAGCCCTTCTTTCTGGCTTACGGACTGCTGTTCTCCGCAAAGACATCGACACTCAATCAACTGTTATCGTACTTCTTCTACGAAATTATCTATCAACCTCTCATATCACTCAAGCTGATCTTCTCATCTCGCATACTAAATTCCCTGAAAGCGCCTCGAACAACCAAGTTGCAAGATATTTATACTACTTGGGACGAATCAGGGCCATTCAATTGAGATACACTGAGGCCCATGAACATTTGACAGCCGCAACTCGCAAAGCTCCTTCAAGTCCGAGTGCTGCAGGATTCTCACAAACTGCGACGAAGTTACTTCTTGTGGTTGAGTTGTTGATGGGAGATATTCCTGACCGTGCAACATTCAGAATTGCTAGTCTCGAGCGTGCTTTACAACCCTATCTTAACCTCGTTCAAGCAGTTCGAGTAGGTTTGATTGCAGAATTCGAGGCTGTGATTACTCAACATGCAGAGACTTTCAGACGTGATGGCACTTATACCTTGATCCTTCGTTTACGACAAAACGTCATTAAAACTGGTATTCGAATGATGTCCTTGTCCTACTCAAGGATCTCTCTTCGAGATATCTGCATACGCCTGAAGCTTAACAGCGAGGAATCTGCGGAGTATATCGTTGCAAAGGCAATTCGTGATGGTGTCATTGAGGCAACTTTGGATCGTGAGAAGGGATTCATGAAGAGTaaggaagttggagatgttTATGCTACTAGGGAGCCTGGTGAAGCATTCCATGATCGTATTCGTGCTTGTCTTGCTCTTCATGATGAGAGTGTTAAG GCTATGAGATTCCCAATGAATCAACATCGATTGGAACTCAAGAATGCTCAAGAAGCAAGAGAACGCGAACGCGAAATGGCAAAGGAGATTCAAGATGGtgatttggatgaagatgaccTTAGCGGAGACTTCGAAGGCATGTAA
- the Bcsas2 gene encoding Bcsas2, with protein MPPRTLRKRSHRASSRDPHSNTNINADPSANANTNTTGSPNTITVRTTTTTTTTMMVDKDGVEVEGSRRVSGGRTSTGGRTSIGSGEKRQRGLAEFGITRSPHPQGKKRTREVEKEEEEEEEGDEIGNTVNGGSMANGTNGTIIGPMSSTQDQEHINTPKRRRISTTNRVNGSITVTGTGGRETPRERTRERDVTVSMENSLPSPPAEAGDNEHNVNSVEGDIGRSSPLENNRAGSTGTETETAKNEKENEEEKDEQRERNIDEVVFGDLCFKSWYSSFYTRDVIGNGMIENHSQSVSQGSGKSSKSGKSGKSGKSGKGGERDSRGPKGLQVDRLFVCNWCFGYTVHGGEMAKHRECCERKGRVPGNCVYEHDENGEWSVWEVDGEVEGTFSQSLSLFAKLFLDNKSVLYDVQSFNYFLLVHTNPSTKEQQIVGFFSKEKMSWDNNNLACILVFPPWQKKGLGSILIGTSYEISRREGLLGGPEKPISELGKKGYGRFWGAEVARWLLECEVGVDTLIREEEVEEEEEELDVEVIKVEKKPPAKKPSGKGMGKGWRKGMKGVGMQPQSLSQSSSQPKEIPAPAPKLTPKATKSAPKLPVTPPMEDTCGATTVEAISKGTWIAVDDVLGVLRSMGVLEKVGSSNREKAGKKYKVKVDKEQIRKWIEKEGLSLEKCVREEGFVEGYGYAVSDVSGVSGEESLMESIEGSGEEVDEAGDEDELA; from the exons ATGCCACCACGAACCCTCCGAAAACGCTCGCATAGAGCAAGCTCACGCGATCCGCATtctaatacaaatataaatgCAGACCCGAGCGCAAatgcaaatacaaatacGACTGGTTCACCAAATACAATCACGGTACGAACTACGACGACAACTACTACTACAATGATGGTTGATAAGGATGGTGTTGAGGTTGAGGGTAGTAGGAGAGTTAGTGGGGGGAGGACAAGTACTGGTGGGAGAACAAGTATTGGTTCCGGAGAGAAAAGACAGAGGGGATTGGCGGAATTTGGTATTACGAGAAGTCCGCATCCTCAAGGAAAGAAACGCACGCGTGAGGtcgagaaagaggaagaggaagaggaagagggagatgagATTGGGAATACTGTGAATGGTGGAAGCATGGCAAATGGAACGAATGGAACAATAATTGGTCCAATGAGCTCTACCCAAGATCAAGAGCATATAAATACACCCAAACGCAGAAGAATCAGCACAACAAATCGTGTAAACGGCTCGATTACTGTTACCGGAACCGGAGGTAGAGAAACACCAAGGGAAAGAACTAGGGAAAGAGATGTTACAGTCAGCATGGAAAATTCACTGCCGTCGCCGCCTGCTGAAGCAGGCGATAATGAGCACAATGTGAATTCGGTCGAGGGTGATATTGGAAGAAGTTCCCCCTTAGAAAATAATAGGGCTGGAAGTACTGGTACAGAGACGGAGACGGcgaagaatgagaaagagaatgaggaagaaaaggatgaacaaagggaaagaaatatcGATGAAGTCGTTTTTGGAGATTTATGCTTCAAGAGTTGGTATTCCAGTTTTTATACCCGCGATGTCATCGGAAATGGAATGATAGAAAATCATTCTCAGAGTGTTAGTCAAGGAAGTGGGAAAAGCAGTAAGAGTGGCAAGAGTGGCAAGAGTGGAAAGAGTGGAaaggggggggagagagattCGAGAGGACCAAAGGGTTTGCAGGTTGATAGATTATTTGTCTGCAATTGGTGCTTTGGATATACAGTCCATGGGGGAGAAATGGCGAAACATAGAGAATGCTGTGAGCGTAAAGGAAGAGTGCCCGGAAATTGTGTTTATGAACATGATGAGAATGGGGAATGGAGTGTTTGGGAGGTAGATGGGGAGGTTGAGGGT ACATTTTCACAGTCCCTGTCCCTCTTCGCCAAACTCTTCCTGGACAATAAATCAGTTCTCTACGATGTGCAGTCGTTCAATTATTTCCTTCTCGTTCACACCAATCCCAGTACGAAAGAACAACAAATCGTAGGATTCTTCTCGAAGGAAAAGATGTCATGGGATAACAATAATCTAGCTTGCATTCTTGTTTTTCCTCCATGGCAAAAGAAGGGACTGGGGAGTATCTTAATAGGCACAAGTTACGAAATCAGTAGGAGAGAAGGGCTACTTGGAGGACCAGAAAAACCAATTAGTGAGTTGGGAAAGAAAGGTTATGGAAGATTCTGGGGGGCAGAGGTAGCGAGATGGTTGTTAGAATGTGAGGTTGGTGTGGATACTTTGATcagagaggaggaggtggaggaggaggaagaggagctTGATGTTGAGGTGATTAAAGTGGAAAAGAAACCACCGGCGAAGAAGCCATCGGGGAAGGGAATGGGAAAGGGTTGGAGGAAGGGTATGAAGGGTGTAGGCATGCAACCTcaatctctttctcaatcttcctctCAGCCGAAGGAAATCccagcaccagcacccaAATTAACACCAAAAGCAACAAAATCAGCGCCAAAGTTGCCCGTAACACCACCTATGGAAGACACCTGCGGAGCAACTACTGTGGAAGCTATTAGTAAAGGCACATGGATAGCGGTAGACGATGTTCTTGGGGTTCTTAGATCAATGGGCGTACTTGAAAAAGTCGGTAGCTCAAACAGAGAGAAAGcgggaaagaaatataaagtcAAAGTAGATAAAGAACAAATCCGCAAGTGGATAGAGAAAGAGGGATTGAGTTTGGAGAAGTGTGTAAGGGAAGAGGGGTTTGTGGAGGGGTATGGATATGCGGTTAGCGATGTCAGTGGAGTTAGTGGGGAGGAGAGCTTGATGGAAAGTATTGAGGGGAGTGGGGAAGAGGTTGATGAGGcaggagatgaggatgagttgGCATGA
- the Bcapl5 gene encoding Bcapl5, whose protein sequence is MFEKSLYDLIRGLRNHKGNEKEYIQNSLKECRAEIKGSDMDLKATALLKLVYLEMFGHDMSWASFHVLEVMSSPKYLQKRVGYLGAVQSFRPDTEVLMLATNLLKKDLSSATPTTMSLPIITLPHVITPSLALSVLSDLLPRMTHSHPTIRKKTIVTLYRLALVYPETLRPAWPKIKERLMDEGEDPSVTAAIVNVVCELGWRRPQDFLPLAPRLFELLVDSGNNWMAIKLIKLFATLTPLEPRLVKKLLPPLTSIIRTTPAMSLLYECINGIILGGILGSSEESAGGEEIASLCVSKLRGMIMVEGDPNLKYVALLAFNKIVVTHSFLVAQQEDVIMDCIDSPDISIRLRALDLVVGMVSSDNLMSIVGRLMRQLRSSPSVPANSSNPRPAGHIEPEADSDDEAPEVAIKSDRGSSQDLLLPDDYKVDVITRILQMCSINNYANLVDFDWYIDILIQLVRNAPITNATSNQEMDESSDDDISEKIGDELRNVAVKVKAVRSQAARAADSILILAFNDTSSQVSSGNGALRPISWMIGEYASYLESPENTMAALLHIAKVSTSAESLIVYLQALPKVFAIIADDERSLWTVERKTMMSLLMARIINAIEPLAMHPDLEVQERAVEFSELLKLAAEATNGQEPSSDSVQQDAPLLLTQALPSLFRGQELNSVAASAQKNVPLPSNLDLDQPINPNLHNLLRNVDTISFDEPENDEFEVYYHQKPEPTSMSSNEPAINRLGGSPDQPAQSYQQGSEESYLDPDIVARRKAERLERNKDDPFYIALNDGSISGTSTPLHNIIQSNNGPDLDIDAIPIMQLDLGKTNLNTTNTKKPSKKPRQRIQVAADETLNMSGTSTPANDSENSTDGPMKARMAKGKQSLLQVDSSHIGQFSLEGDNTSGIDFERQQKEDAEMVKAMKEVERLRLEMQRANERIHAAQDVPPEGTVVKKKTKKKAKPLEGEEVATVIKKKKKAKKAVVDEGEGEISMAPTTTDVVKPKKKKKKPKVEEEIME, encoded by the exons AT GTTCGAAAAGTCCTTGTATGACCTCATTCGAGGTCTGCGAAACCACAAAGGCAACGAGAAGGAATACATTCAAAATAGCTTGAAAGAATGTCGTGCGGAAATCAAAGGGTCCGACATGG ACCTCAAGGCTACTGCCTTGCTGAAACTGGTTTACCTGGAAATGTTTGGACATGATATGTCATGGGCTTCCTTTCATGTTCTCGAAGTCATGTCCTCGCCAAAATACCTGCAGAAGCGAGTCGGATATTTGGGCGCTGTGCAGAGCTTCCGACCGGATACTGAAGTTCTAATGCTGGCTACAAATCTCTTGAAGAAG GATTTGAGTTCCGCGACACCGACGACAATGTCTCTACCAATCATAACGTTACCGCATGTCATTACTCCTTCACTTGCACTATCGGTTCTCTCAGACTTATTACCTCGAATGACACATTCCCATCCAACGATTCGCAAGAAAACCATTGTTACACTTTATAGACTGGCTTTAGTCTACCCAGAAACATTACGTCCGGCATGgccaaaaataaaagagcGGTTAATGGATGAGGGCGAAGATCCAAGTGTTACAGCTGCAATTGTCAATGTGGTTTGCGAATTGGGATGGCGGAGACCTCAAGACTTTTTACCCCTCGCTCCGAGGTTATTCGAGCTCCTTGTTGATAGTGGAAATAATTGGATGGCCATCAAACTCATTAAATTG TTCGCTACCTTGACTCCCCTTGAGCCAAGATTGGTCAAAAAACTTTTACCACCACTTACATCTATCATACGAACCACTCCAGCAATGTCACTGCTATATGAATGCATAAATGGCATTATATTAGGCGGAATTCTAGGAAGCAGTGAGGAATCCGCAGGCGGGGAAGAAATAGCATCTCTTTGTGTGAGCAAGTTGCGTGGCATGATTATGGTTGAAGGAGATCCTAATC TAAAATATGTCGCTCTACTCGCTTTCAACAAGATTGTTGTTACTCACTCGTTTCTTGTCGCCCAACAAGAAGATGTAATAATGGACTGTATCGATAGCCCTGATATCTCAATTCGCTTACGCGCATTAGACTTGGTTGTAGGTATGGTCAGCAGCGACAATCTGATGTCGATTGTTGGGAGATTGATGAGACAACTTCGGAGTTCCCCCTCAGTGCCTGCAAATAGTTCAAATCCTCGACCAGCTGGGCACATTGAGCCCGAAGCAGATTCAGACGATGAGGCCCCGGAAGTTGCGATCAAGTCTGATAGAGGGTCATCACAAGATCTGTTATTGCCTGATGACTACAAGGTGGATGTCATCACCAGAATACTCCAAATGTGCTCGATAAACAATTATGCTAATCTCGTCGATTTTGACTGGTATATCGACATTTTAATTCAACTCGTCAGAAACGCTCCTATCACAAATGCGACCTCAAACCAAGAAATGGATGAATCCTCAGATGACGATATTTCTGAAAAAATCGGAGATGAATTGCGAAATGTCGCCGTCAAGGTAAAAGCAGTCCGATCTCAAGCGGCCAGAGCCGCCGACTCAATACTGATACTAGCTTTTAACGATACGTCGAGTCAAGTTAGCTCCGGAAATGGAGCGCTTCGTCCGATATCATGGATGATTGGAGAGTATGCTTCTTATCTGGAGTCCCCAGAAAATACAATGGCAGCCTTACTGCATATTGCCAAGGTTTCTACGTCTGCTGAGAGTCTCATTGTATACCTCCAAGCACTGCCAAAGGTTTTTGCGATCATAGCTGATGACGAGCGTTCATTATGGACAGTTGAACGAAAGACAATGATGTCACTTTTAATGGCACGTATTATAAATGCCATTGAACCCCTAGCAATGCACCCCGATTTGGAGGTACAGGAGAGGGCGGTTGAGTTTTCAGAGCTGTTAAAGTTAGCAGCGGAAGCAACAAATGGTCAAGAGCCGTCCTCGGACTCGGTTCAGCAAGATGCACCGCTTCTACTTACACAAGCACTCCCTTCTCTATTCAGGGGCCAAGAATTAAACTCTGTTGCAGCGAGTGCGCAGAAAAATGTTCCCTTGCCATCTAATTTGGACCTTGATCAGCCAATTAATCCAAATTTGCACAACCTATTGCGCAATGTAGACACGATATCCTTTGATGAGCCCGAAAACGACGAATTCGAAGTCTATTATCATCAGAAACCAGAGCCTACTTCAATGTCATCAAATGAGCCTGCTATTAATCGTCTTGGCGGAAGTCCCGACCAACCTGCTCAGTCCTATCAACAAGGCAGCGAAGAGTCATACCTAGATCCAGATATTGTTGCGCGACGGAAAGCGGAAAGActtgaaagaaacaaagacGACCCCTTTTATATCGCACTAAATGATGGCAGTATCTCTGGTACTTCGACGCCTCTTCATAACATTATTCAAAGCAACAATGGGCCAGATTTAGACATCGATGCCATACCAATTATGCAGCTAGACCTAGGAAAGACGAATCTAAACACAACAAACACTAAAAAGCCCTCAAAAAAGCCTCGTCAACGAATACAAGTGGCTGCCGATGAGACTTTGAACATGAGTGGAACTTCTACGCCTGCAAACGATTCTGAGAACAGTACTGATGGACCCATGAAGGCGCGAATGGCAAAAGGGAAACAATCCCTTTTGCAAGTAGACTCGAGCCATATCGGCCAATTTTCCCTTGAGGGTGACAATACTAGCGGGATTGACTTCGAAAGGCAGCAGAAAGAGGATGCTGAGATGGTAAAGGCCATGAAAGAAGTAGAAAGACTTCGATTGGAGATGCAGCGGGCGAATGAGAGAATCCACGCTGCACAAGATGTTCCACCAGAAGGAACAGTGGTGAaaaagaagacgaagaagaaggccaAACCACTAGAAGGCGAAGAAGTAGCGACAGTgattaagaaaaagaaaaaggccAAGAAAGCTGTGGTTGACGAAGGAGAAGGCGAGATCTCCATGGCTCCAACGACTACAGATGTTGTGaagccaaagaagaaaaagaagaaaccaAAGGTGGAAGAAGAGATCATGGAATAG
- the Bcemc2 gene encoding Bcemc2, with product MSSALLHPPAHLPPALALQNSQQAPSILRNTPSSISSWSLSSLWTAAESPELWTTYENLLMSCLRTGDEKSAQLCIKRLQERFGVENERIMAMRGLLCEVNAEDNAALQKVLDGYEQNLSDNPNNMPILKRRISVLRSLGKTSEAIAALNELLDLSPTDAESWAELADLYASQGMYPQAIFTLEEVLLITPNAWNMHARLGEILYIAAGVNDSNSDRYLADSMRRFCRSIELCDDYLRGYYGLKLASSQLLRKPPTSRNSKPDNSLPFPGTNTIEKLNETATSKLSEIVRRSAAREPGWEGYDEASLIAARELLNRDSGSITR from the exons ATGTCCTCTGCACTCCTACACCCACCTGCACATCTCCCGCCAGCACTGGCCTTACAAAACTCTCAACAAGCTCCCTCTATATTGCGGAACACTCCCTCATCGATATCATCGTGGTCCTTAAGCTCGCTTTGGACAGCTGCGGAATCACCAGAATTATGGACCACTTACGAAAATCTGTTAATGTCATGCTTGCGGACTGGTGATGAGAAATCTGCGCAGCTATGCATCAAGCGACTCCAAGAAAGGTTCGGGGTTGAAAATGAGCGGATTATGGCAATGAGAGGATTACTTTGTGAAGTTAATGCAGAGGACAATGCAGCACTACAAAAAGTACTGGACGGATACGAACAAAACTTGTCAGACAATCCAAATAACATG CCTATCTTGAAACGTCGAATTTCGGTTCTTAGGTCACTTGGAAAAACCTCAGAGGCAATTGCCGCACTCAATGAGCTGTTGGATTTATCCCCCACGGATGCAGAATCCTGGGCAGAGTTGGCGGATCTTTATGCTTCGCAGGGCATGTATCCACAGGCAATTTTCACATTGGAAGAGGTCCTACTCATCACACCTAATGCATGGAAT ATGCATGCCCGACTTGGAGAAATTCTATACATTGCCGCGGGTGTGAATGATTCGAATTCGGACCGGTACCTTGCAGACTCTATGCGAAGATTCTGTAGAAGTATCGAATTATGTGATGACTATCTACGCGGATACTATGGCTTGAAACTG GCTAGTAGTCAACTTCTCCGCAAGCCCCCAACAAGTCGAAACAGCAAACCAGATAATAGTCTACCCTTTCCAGGCACAAACACAATCGAGAAGCTGAATGAGACTGCTACGTCTAAGTTATCGGAGATCGTCCGACGAAGTGCTGCTAGAGAACCCGGCTGGGAGGGTTATGACGAAGCTTCCCTCATCGCCGCTCGTGAATTGTTGAATAGAGATTCGGGTTCTATTACTCGTTGA